The following coding sequences are from one Rhodobiaceae bacterium window:
- a CDS encoding photosystem I assembly protein Ycf3, whose protein sequence is MEWFEPAKTWLTDNAIVLGALVAVLALVEYFLKPYRSFFKRTNGIRDNAFVEKVYDDLREARAQRDDHATAAQYLQSELHSVQDENKGLKKAIADLVAKESPQADDAIEHLRRGDTDQAKRLYRQIGEAKENQGIASNKEAAKAYVNLGAIASLNNTDEALAAYTKATELDNSNVRAWNELGGVQLSKNILDAAKDSYTRVQSLSKNKLWAATALCNLGLIAIKEGDQTTAEDLLNLSLNLHEQMGDKEGKATVLGNLGVIHSDRGNYTAAKDLFDSSLSLNEELGNKRGTAANLLNLGILILGTGDLDAAEKFFERAFDLSQRLGFKFYMADSLSNIGHIAKKRGEVENARKKLTQARSFYLEAGMSQEVERTQSQIDELDDKQPH, encoded by the coding sequence ATGGAATGGTTTGAACCCGCAAAGACTTGGCTCACGGACAATGCGATTGTCTTGGGCGCGCTGGTGGCTGTTCTCGCGTTGGTCGAGTATTTCCTGAAGCCTTATAGGTCATTCTTTAAACGCACGAACGGAATTCGTGACAACGCCTTCGTCGAAAAAGTCTATGACGACCTTAGAGAGGCGAGAGCGCAGAGAGATGATCATGCCACCGCCGCTCAGTATCTGCAGTCGGAGTTGCATTCAGTACAGGACGAAAACAAAGGCCTCAAGAAAGCCATCGCTGATCTTGTCGCTAAGGAAAGCCCACAAGCCGATGACGCGATTGAACACCTTAGAAGGGGCGACACAGATCAAGCAAAACGACTCTACAGGCAGATTGGCGAGGCAAAAGAGAACCAAGGCATAGCCTCCAACAAAGAAGCCGCAAAGGCCTATGTCAATCTGGGTGCCATTGCGTCCCTCAACAACACAGACGAAGCCCTCGCCGCCTACACCAAAGCAACAGAACTCGACAACTCCAATGTCCGTGCATGGAACGAACTCGGCGGTGTCCAGTTGAGCAAAAACATTCTGGATGCAGCTAAGGACAGCTACACTCGTGTGCAGTCACTCAGCAAAAACAAATTGTGGGCAGCAACAGCCCTATGCAATCTCGGACTCATTGCAATAAAGGAAGGGGACCAGACCACCGCTGAGGACTTACTCAATCTCTCCCTCAATTTGCACGAGCAAATGGGGGACAAAGAGGGTAAAGCCACGGTGCTCGGCAACTTGGGTGTCATTCACAGTGACCGCGGCAACTACACGGCGGCAAAAGACTTGTTTGATTCATCCCTTTCTTTGAACGAAGAACTCGGCAACAAGCGAGGCACCGCTGCAAATCTTCTTAACCTAGGAATTTTGATACTAGGAACTGGCGACCTCGATGCCGCAGAAAAATTCTTCGAGCGAGCTTTCGACCTAAGTCAGCGTCTGGGATTCAAATTTTACATGGCTGACTCTCTTTCCAATATTGGACATATCGCCAAAAAACGGGGCGAAGTCGAGAACGCGCGAAAGAAACTGACGCAAGCGCGTAGTTTTTATCTGGAAGCCGGCATGTCGCAGGAAGTCGAGAGAACTCAGAGCCAAATCGACGAACTCGATGACAAACAGCCCCATTGA
- the bauA gene encoding beta-alanine--pyruvate aminotransferase has translation MSQAATLSNQTKRWQEMDAAHHLHPFSTHHELAAKGARVITHAEGVYLYDSEGQRLIDGMAGLWCVNAGYGRKEIAEAGAKALTELPYYNNFFQTTNPYVAELSEKLSTLTPGNLNQFFFANSGSEANDSAVKMIRFFWNLQGKKTKKTIIARKQAYHGVTMTAASLSGIPSMHPQADLPLPGFTHIDYPYWYGEGGNSDPAEFGLQVAQALETKILELGADNVAAFFAEPVQGAGGLVIPPETYWPEIQRICKKHDVLLHVDEVICGFGRTGNWFGSHTYGIEPDSMSMAKGMTSGYQALSAVAVGPRMGDALFNADEEWSHGFTYSGHPVACAVALANIDILERDHLVEKTGGEIGDYFQGKLGELSNHPIIGETRGVGLLGAMEIVKNKETRERFGDAGGICRDHCFENGLIMRAIGDTMVLSPPLSITKPEIDELFGLAVKALDLTAESLGVS, from the coding sequence ATGTCTCAAGCAGCCACACTGTCAAACCAGACCAAACGCTGGCAGGAAATGGATGCCGCCCATCACCTGCACCCGTTCTCAACCCACCATGAGCTTGCCGCCAAAGGCGCGCGAGTCATCACCCATGCTGAAGGCGTCTATCTTTATGACTCCGAAGGCCAGCGCCTGATCGACGGCATGGCAGGCCTCTGGTGCGTGAACGCGGGCTATGGCCGCAAAGAAATTGCCGAGGCAGGCGCCAAGGCGCTCACAGAACTGCCCTACTACAATAACTTCTTCCAGACGACCAATCCGTATGTGGCGGAGCTTTCAGAAAAGCTCAGCACACTGACACCTGGAAACCTGAACCAGTTCTTCTTTGCCAATTCCGGCTCGGAGGCAAATGACAGCGCGGTCAAAATGATCCGCTTCTTCTGGAATCTCCAGGGCAAGAAAACAAAGAAAACCATCATCGCCCGCAAGCAGGCATACCATGGCGTCACCATGACGGCGGCCTCGCTGTCGGGCATTCCGTCCATGCACCCGCAGGCCGACCTGCCACTGCCTGGCTTCACACACATCGACTATCCATATTGGTATGGCGAAGGCGGGAACAGCGACCCTGCCGAGTTCGGGCTCCAAGTCGCCCAGGCGCTCGAAACCAAAATCCTGGAGCTGGGCGCCGACAATGTGGCCGCTTTCTTTGCAGAGCCCGTGCAGGGCGCCGGCGGTCTTGTGATCCCGCCTGAAACCTACTGGCCGGAAATCCAGCGCATCTGCAAAAAGCACGATGTACTGCTCCATGTAGACGAAGTGATCTGCGGCTTTGGCCGCACCGGCAACTGGTTCGGCTCGCACACATACGGGATTGAGCCCGACAGCATGTCCATGGCGAAAGGCATGACGTCTGGCTATCAGGCCCTCTCTGCTGTTGCAGTGGGCCCGCGCATGGGAGACGCACTCTTCAACGCAGATGAAGAATGGTCCCACGGCTTCACCTATTCCGGCCACCCGGTTGCCTGCGCCGTGGCGCTTGCCAATATCGACATCCTGGAACGCGACCACCTGGTGGAGAAAACCGGCGGCGAGATCGGCGACTATTTCCAAGGGAAGCTTGGCGAGTTGAGCAATCATCCCATCATCGGTGAGACTCGTGGCGTGGGTCTTTTGGGCGCCATGGAGATTGTAAAAAACAAAGAGACCCGCGAACGCTTTGGTGATGCCGGTGGCATCTGCCGAGATCATTGTTTTGAGAACGGTCTCATCATGCGCGCCATTGGCGACACCATGGTTCTCTCACCACCGCTCTCCATCACCAAGCCGGAAATTGATGAGCTTTTCGGTCTGGCGGTGAAGGCGCTGGACCTCACGGCAGAGAGCCTCGGCGTGTCCTAA
- the xthA gene encoding exodeoxyribonuclease III — protein MPKLKTLKVATWNINSVRLRIESVEKFLKEQKPDVLCLQEIKCHNDVFPEKAFKKAGYGHIALNGQKAYHGVATVSRVPLTNIEAREFCNKGDARHVAATVPDAGDVRIHNFYVPAGGDEPDVDKNEKFAHKLDFLNEMEAWYKNHKNKKTSKMVLVGDLNIAPFEHDVWSHKQLLKVVSHTPIEVEHLERVQKSHSWIDVMREFVPHDEKLYSWWSYRAKDWKAANKGRRLDHIWVTPAMEGAAKSMEVVTDARGWEKPSDHAPVIATFKV, from the coding sequence GTGCCAAAACTAAAAACACTTAAAGTCGCCACCTGGAACATCAACTCTGTGCGCCTGCGCATTGAGAGTGTCGAGAAATTCCTGAAGGAACAGAAACCCGACGTGCTCTGCCTGCAGGAGATCAAATGCCATAACGATGTATTCCCAGAGAAGGCCTTTAAGAAGGCAGGCTACGGCCACATCGCCCTTAACGGACAAAAGGCCTATCACGGCGTCGCAACCGTGAGCCGTGTGCCACTTACCAATATCGAAGCGCGCGAATTCTGCAACAAAGGCGACGCGCGCCACGTTGCAGCGACCGTGCCGGACGCCGGCGATGTGCGCATCCACAATTTCTATGTGCCCGCAGGCGGCGATGAGCCGGACGTGGATAAGAATGAAAAGTTTGCCCACAAGCTCGACTTCCTCAATGAGATGGAAGCCTGGTACAAAAACCACAAGAATAAGAAGACATCGAAAATGGTACTCGTGGGTGACCTCAACATCGCACCGTTCGAACATGATGTCTGGTCCCACAAACAGCTTCTAAAAGTCGTGAGTCACACGCCGATCGAGGTGGAACATCTTGAGCGGGTGCAGAAGTCCCATTCCTGGATCGACGTCATGCGCGAATTTGTTCCCCATGATGAGAAACTCTATTCCTGGTGGAGCTACCGCGCGAAAGACTGGAAGGCCGCGAACAAAGGCCGCCGCTTGGATCATATCTGGGTGACACCGGCCATGGAGGGCGCCGCCAAATCAATGGAAGTGGTGACAGATGCGCGCGGTTGGGAAAAACCCTCTGACCATGCCCCGGTCATCGCCACCTTCAAAGTCTGA
- a CDS encoding cyclic nucleotide-binding domain protein, whose amino-acid sequence MSLRDAVSLLAATPLFEGVDPVRLEVLAFTGTHLAFDAGETLVEEGTQADGAFLMLSGEAIMLATGSDGRGSAARLDRGGLAGEQALMQPVTWSATIRAAQPVEVLKLEREVFLRLVDEFPEIASGCLRSANAQVTALADDLRDLDRRLARARDTRQAMKIARDSRERQMTRNPTHGPLPK is encoded by the coding sequence ATGAGTTTACGTGATGCTGTTTCTCTGTTGGCTGCAACACCCCTGTTTGAAGGTGTCGACCCAGTGCGTCTGGAGGTGCTTGCCTTTACGGGCACCCACCTGGCGTTCGACGCTGGGGAAACCCTCGTGGAGGAGGGTACGCAAGCAGATGGTGCTTTTCTCATGCTGTCTGGCGAAGCAATTATGCTGGCAACTGGCTCAGACGGGCGGGGAAGTGCGGCGCGTCTCGACCGGGGCGGTCTGGCAGGTGAGCAGGCACTGATGCAGCCAGTTACCTGGTCGGCGACAATACGGGCGGCTCAACCTGTTGAGGTGCTGAAGCTCGAGCGAGAGGTTTTCCTGCGCCTGGTTGATGAGTTTCCGGAAATTGCATCAGGCTGCCTGCGTAGTGCGAACGCCCAGGTGACTGCGCTGGCTGATGATCTGCGTGATCTTGACCGTCGATTGGCCCGCGCGCGCGACACCCGGCAAGCCATGAAGATTGCCCGAGATTCCCGCGAAAGGCAGATGACCAGAAACCCAACACACGGCCCCTTACCTAAGTGA
- a CDS encoding bifunctional 3-hydroxyacyl-CoA dehydrogenase/thioesterase, whose translation MTESTLPADTWDYPDPFIVTVTVKPDYIDDFQHTNNVVYLTWMAKVAWEHSKALGLDFEAYAKIGKGMVVRAHEMEYLGPSHEGEKIDIATWITGNDGKLRLRRRFQMVNAETGKTLLRGKSDFVCIDIKSGKPKRMPQGFVDAYALTADVPHDQPSNQN comes from the coding sequence ATGACAGAGAGCACATTGCCAGCCGATACCTGGGATTACCCAGACCCATTCATTGTGACGGTCACTGTCAAACCAGACTATATCGACGACTTTCAGCATACGAATAATGTGGTTTATCTCACCTGGATGGCCAAGGTGGCCTGGGAACACTCAAAAGCGCTCGGTCTTGACTTCGAGGCCTATGCCAAAATCGGAAAGGGCATGGTCGTACGAGCCCATGAGATGGAATATCTGGGCCCTTCTCACGAAGGGGAAAAGATCGACATCGCGACCTGGATCACCGGAAATGATGGCAAGCTCCGATTGCGCCGCCGCTTTCAGATGGTCAATGCGGAAACGGGAAAAACGCTGCTCAGGGGTAAGTCTGATTTTGTCTGCATCGATATCAAATCAGGCAAGCCCAAGCGCATGCCCCAAGGCTTCGTTGATGCCTATGCACTCACCGCAGACGTACCCCACGACCAACCGAGCAACCAAAATTGA
- the walR gene encoding transcriptional regulatory protein WalR, with translation MSTIKKILIVDDDDALRESLVEQLALHEEFTCTATTCATEGIEHVRGNHVDIVLLDVGLPDMDGREACRLMRKGGLKAPVIMLTGADSDSDTILGLEAGANDYVTKPFRFGVLLARIRAHLRQHEQSEDAVFKIGPYTFKPSAKMLVDDGDKKVRLTEKETAILKFLYRTGVKTVGRDILLHEVWGYNSGVTTHTLETHIYRLRQKIERDPSNAELLVTEAGGYKLVP, from the coding sequence ATGAGCACGATCAAAAAAATCCTGATTGTTGATGATGATGATGCGCTGCGGGAATCCCTGGTGGAGCAATTGGCGTTGCATGAAGAATTTACATGTACTGCAACCACCTGCGCGACAGAAGGTATCGAACATGTTCGTGGCAATCACGTTGACATCGTTCTGTTAGATGTTGGGCTGCCTGACATGGACGGACGGGAAGCCTGTCGTCTGATGCGTAAGGGCGGACTTAAAGCGCCGGTGATCATGTTGACGGGTGCTGATAGCGACAGCGATACGATCCTGGGCCTGGAAGCGGGCGCCAATGACTATGTCACTAAGCCATTCCGTTTTGGCGTGCTGCTGGCCCGTATCCGTGCGCACCTTCGTCAACACGAACAAAGTGAAGATGCTGTTTTCAAAATTGGTCCGTATACGTTCAAGCCATCTGCCAAGATGCTCGTTGATGATGGTGACAAGAAGGTTCGCCTGACGGAAAAAGAAACAGCGATCCTCAAGTTTCTCTATCGCACGGGCGTCAAGACAGTGGGCCGCGATATTCTGCTGCATGAAGTCTGGGGTTACAATTCTGGGGTGACCACCCACACGCTGGAAACCCATATCTACCGTCTACGTCAGAAGATTGAACGGGACCCGTCCAATGCGGAATTGCTGGTGACGGAAGCAGGCGGCTACAAGCTCGTTCCCTAA
- a CDS encoding cellulose synthase subunit BcsC, whose translation MTQKTAAATPQDMLREAFQLFDQGKIHEAAKLAEALRQQAPNHPDVLHLMGLICLKTGNPQGAEKLIGLAISILPDKAFLRVNLANALRQQGKSAEARAAYDKAAALDPDFAGTYINRGTLNAEEGEAEACVKDFEAVIRLTPNDPQGYLNLGQFRLAQGDFAEARATYEAGLEKRPEGPMLLLGLANSLERLGDLDGALVAAEKVLQIMPDLPGALRIWSSVKRRQGSAEEARDRLERVSVGKLPPGGRRLIHGELAQVYDRLNDAADAFDHFVAQNDAAAEQLTESGIDKSSYMTQVTDLKEAFTSDWVRSWTQIEPVDLDPVAAPVFLVGFPRSGTTLLDQFLDAHSQIEVLEELPVLLPVRDAVKASGGYPEGLAELSVDKINELRRLYMSELEQAGFDTSAKTVINKLPLNIIHVGLIARVFPEAKFVLALRHPADAVLSCFMQDFQLNASMAHFLTLKDSAALYDAVMSLWGQYRDLLSLNVAEVRYENLIADPKAALADAMTLLELIWEEGQSDHVAHAQARGSIRTPSYGQVTQPLYDRAADRWRRYETHLDGILPRLAPFVGEFGYD comes from the coding sequence ATGACACAAAAGACTGCCGCCGCAACTCCTCAGGACATGTTGCGTGAGGCGTTTCAACTCTTCGATCAAGGCAAAATTCACGAGGCGGCCAAGCTTGCGGAGGCTTTGCGCCAGCAGGCTCCCAATCATCCCGATGTGTTGCATCTAATGGGACTTATCTGTCTCAAAACCGGCAACCCTCAAGGTGCAGAAAAGCTGATTGGGCTGGCAATCTCCATTCTGCCGGACAAAGCCTTTTTGAGGGTCAATTTGGCAAATGCGCTGCGCCAGCAGGGAAAGTCTGCAGAAGCCCGGGCGGCCTATGACAAAGCGGCGGCACTCGATCCAGACTTTGCCGGGACATACATTAATCGAGGAACGCTTAACGCCGAAGAAGGCGAGGCTGAAGCGTGCGTCAAAGACTTCGAGGCGGTTATTCGCCTGACGCCAAATGATCCTCAGGGTTACTTGAATCTGGGCCAGTTTCGATTGGCGCAGGGGGATTTTGCAGAAGCCCGCGCTACTTATGAAGCGGGCCTCGAAAAACGCCCAGAGGGCCCTATGCTCCTGCTCGGGTTGGCGAATTCTTTGGAACGTCTCGGGGATCTGGACGGCGCACTCGTTGCTGCGGAAAAGGTTCTCCAGATCATGCCTGACCTGCCGGGAGCGTTGCGGATCTGGTCGAGTGTTAAACGCCGCCAGGGCTCTGCAGAAGAAGCGCGGGATCGCCTTGAACGTGTGTCGGTTGGCAAGCTGCCACCGGGTGGTCGACGACTCATTCATGGTGAGCTGGCTCAAGTTTATGACCGGCTTAACGATGCAGCGGATGCCTTCGATCATTTCGTTGCTCAGAATGATGCGGCAGCTGAACAGCTGACTGAATCTGGTATCGACAAATCTTCCTACATGACTCAGGTGACCGATCTCAAAGAAGCGTTCACATCAGACTGGGTTCGGTCCTGGACACAGATCGAACCAGTTGATCTCGATCCTGTCGCCGCTCCGGTTTTTCTCGTCGGCTTTCCGAGGTCTGGCACGACTTTGCTGGATCAGTTTCTTGACGCGCACAGTCAGATCGAGGTGCTCGAAGAGCTGCCCGTTCTTCTGCCCGTCCGCGACGCAGTGAAAGCCAGCGGAGGCTATCCTGAAGGGCTGGCGGAACTTTCTGTCGATAAGATCAATGAGCTTCGTCGTCTCTACATGTCAGAGCTTGAGCAAGCTGGTTTCGACACTTCAGCAAAAACAGTGATCAATAAGCTACCGCTCAACATCATTCATGTGGGATTGATTGCGCGCGTGTTCCCCGAGGCGAAGTTCGTTTTGGCTCTTCGTCATCCAGCAGACGCGGTGCTTTCCTGTTTCATGCAGGATTTCCAGTTGAATGCATCAATGGCGCATTTTCTCACTCTCAAAGATAGTGCGGCGCTTTATGACGCCGTCATGTCGCTTTGGGGTCAATACAGAGACTTACTGTCTCTAAATGTTGCTGAGGTTCGATATGAAAACCTTATCGCTGATCCAAAGGCTGCGCTCGCCGATGCGATGACCTTACTTGAGCTCATCTGGGAAGAGGGTCAAAGCGATCACGTGGCCCATGCACAAGCGCGCGGTTCGATACGGACACCTTCTTACGGTCAGGTGACACAGCCCCTATACGACCGGGCCGCGGACCGCTGGCGGCGGTATGAGACGCATTTAGATGGTATTCTGCCCCGGTTGGCACCATTTGTTGGCGAGTTCGGGTATGATTAA
- a CDS encoding L,D-transpeptidase catalytic domain, giving the protein MNILVRGKPGASTGTLTFEGETVSCALGRSGIISEGTKKEGDGATPAGTWPLRRVLYRPDRLSEPATNLATQPIAPADGWCDDPSDPLYNKPTQLPYPASAEELWRDDELYNVCVILGHNDDPVVPHKGSAIFFHVAKGKEGKLCPTEGCVALPQDTIVRILMNCGPETSLRIELES; this is encoded by the coding sequence ATGAATATCCTCGTGCGCGGCAAACCGGGTGCCTCAACCGGAACACTTACTTTTGAGGGCGAGACCGTCTCCTGCGCGCTTGGGCGGAGCGGCATCATATCTGAGGGCACAAAGAAGGAGGGCGACGGCGCAACACCAGCGGGGACCTGGCCACTTCGCAGGGTTCTCTATCGACCCGACAGACTGAGCGAACCCGCAACGAACCTCGCCACCCAACCCATCGCACCCGCAGATGGTTGGTGCGACGATCCATCAGACCCGCTTTACAACAAACCAACACAACTGCCCTACCCCGCGAGCGCTGAAGAGCTATGGCGTGACGACGAGCTCTACAATGTTTGCGTGATCCTGGGACATAATGACGATCCCGTCGTGCCCCATAAGGGAAGCGCCATTTTCTTTCATGTTGCCAAGGGAAAAGAGGGCAAGCTGTGTCCGACAGAGGGATGTGTAGCATTGCCTCAAGACACAATAGTCCGTATTCTGATGAACTGTGGGCCAGAAACAAGCTTGAGAATTGAGCTAGAAAGCTAA
- a CDS encoding hypothetical protein (alanine racemase, N-terminal domain), with product MSDVQSPFSERLASVEQSIVKAEKDAGRPAGDVTLVAVSKTFPAEDVRAVLDAGQRVFGENRVQEAHGKWPELQEQYADVELHLIGPLQSNKVGDAVSLFDVIETLDREKLARALAAERDKGHTLPDLFVQVNTGAEAQKAGVLPQDADAFIALCREKLDLPVVGLMCIPPVDEEPALHFALLEKIANRNGLAQLSMGMSSDYETAIEFGATHVRVGSAIFGVRAPA from the coding sequence ATGTCTGATGTCCAATCCCCTTTTTCCGAGCGCCTTGCTTCGGTTGAACAGAGCATTGTCAAAGCTGAAAAAGATGCTGGCCGACCGGCGGGCGACGTGACGCTTGTGGCCGTCTCCAAGACTTTCCCAGCGGAGGATGTTCGCGCCGTGCTTGATGCCGGGCAGCGTGTCTTTGGTGAAAACCGTGTTCAGGAAGCTCATGGGAAATGGCCCGAGTTGCAGGAGCAATATGCAGATGTTGAGTTGCATCTTATCGGCCCGCTGCAAAGCAATAAAGTGGGTGATGCTGTTTCTCTCTTTGATGTCATTGAGACGTTGGACCGTGAGAAACTCGCACGGGCGCTGGCAGCTGAACGAGATAAAGGCCACACCCTCCCGGACCTATTTGTGCAGGTGAATACAGGCGCCGAAGCGCAAAAGGCGGGTGTCCTTCCTCAAGATGCAGATGCGTTTATCGCGCTCTGCCGAGAGAAGTTGGATTTACCTGTTGTTGGGCTCATGTGTATTCCGCCCGTTGATGAAGAGCCGGCGCTTCATTTTGCGTTGCTCGAGAAAATAGCCAATCGAAACGGACTTGCTCAGCTTAGCATGGGCATGAGCAGTGATTATGAAACGGCGATCGAATTTGGGGCGACCCATGTTCGTGTTGGCAGTGCCATTTTTGGTGTGCGAGCGCCGGCCTGA
- the thiE gene encoding thiamine-phosphate synthase: MLTDAARDIDPFQQLTRLKSTDALLYRHYEWPRSDRLALARVLRKTCKENGTPFLVAGDYRLACEVEADGLHLPSWATKRGRNWTRQIRPGWIVTAAAHSEVEIRSAALAGAAAVLISPVFETESHPGAKPLGVMRFAQLAASAAMPVYALGGVTSGCLRRLAEVPNLSGWATVSAI, encoded by the coding sequence GTGCTAACAGACGCCGCGCGAGACATTGATCCGTTCCAGCAACTCACACGCCTCAAATCAACCGATGCCCTGCTCTACCGCCACTATGAATGGCCGCGCAGCGACCGACTGGCGCTCGCGCGTGTTCTCCGCAAGACTTGCAAGGAGAACGGAACACCTTTTCTGGTAGCCGGTGATTATCGTCTCGCCTGTGAGGTGGAAGCAGACGGACTTCACCTTCCCTCCTGGGCGACAAAGCGAGGCAGAAATTGGACGCGCCAAATTAGGCCCGGGTGGATCGTGACTGCGGCTGCGCATTCGGAAGTGGAGATAAGAAGCGCCGCCTTAGCAGGCGCCGCTGCAGTTCTGATCTCGCCCGTGTTTGAGACGGAAAGTCATCCCGGAGCAAAACCTCTCGGTGTAATGCGGTTCGCTCAGCTCGCAGCCTCCGCAGCTATGCCTGTCTATGCTTTGGGTGGAGTTACATCTGGGTGCCTGAGGAGATTGGCGGAGGTCCCCAACCTTTCCGGGTGGGCAACAGTTTCTGCAATCTAG
- the staL gene encoding desulfo-A47934 sulfotransferase, with translation MGGIIWLASYPKSGNTWMRSFLHNLLRNAHEPVDINELDQFCIGESASGQYRKYTDTSVDQIDHETLAKLRPKVHEDYTHYFPDSVFVKTHNFLGEWHGVPLHNMEVTVGGIYVVRNPLDVVLSMTHHFGDDVDGTIRRMANEGALTEAGATHVPEFHSSWSTHVKSWTGQPNPQLLVVRYEDLQAKPRKFFKQVTNFLGLKVKGERLERSIRNSSFKALKRQEEQKGFKEKSEFAQSFFREGKTEQWRDALTEGQIKQIISDHREQMGRFDYIPEGY, from the coding sequence ATGGGCGGCATCATCTGGCTTGCGTCTTATCCCAAATCCGGGAACACCTGGATGCGGTCGTTCCTGCACAATCTGCTGCGGAATGCTCATGAGCCTGTAGATATCAATGAGCTTGATCAGTTTTGTATTGGGGAATCCGCGTCGGGCCAGTACCGAAAGTACACCGACACATCGGTGGACCAGATTGACCACGAAACCCTCGCCAAACTCCGTCCGAAGGTCCATGAGGATTACACTCACTATTTTCCCGACTCTGTCTTTGTGAAGACCCACAATTTCTTGGGCGAATGGCACGGGGTACCGCTGCACAATATGGAGGTCACAGTTGGTGGCATTTATGTGGTTCGCAATCCGCTTGATGTCGTCCTCTCAATGACCCATCACTTTGGAGATGATGTCGACGGAACTATCCGTCGGATGGCAAATGAGGGCGCCCTCACAGAAGCGGGTGCGACCCATGTCCCTGAATTTCACTCATCCTGGTCAACACATGTAAAGAGCTGGACGGGTCAGCCGAACCCCCAATTGCTGGTGGTTCGATATGAAGACTTGCAGGCCAAACCGCGCAAATTTTTCAAGCAGGTGACGAATTTCCTCGGACTTAAGGTGAAGGGCGAACGGCTGGAACGGTCTATCCGCAACTCTTCTTTCAAGGCGCTGAAACGGCAGGAAGAGCAAAAAGGCTTTAAGGAAAAATCGGAGTTTGCGCAGTCCTTCTTTCGGGAAGGCAAAACCGAACAATGGCGTGACGCGCTGACAGAAGGTCAAATCAAGCAGATCATCTCTGATCATCGCGAGCAAATGGGACGTTTCGACTATATTCCCGAGGGCTACTAG
- a CDS encoding Gram-negative porin, protein MKKTLLGTTALVSAGLVAGPALASDPLTVTVSGSVVTGFYFVDMDTVGGVDADDTKVAVVARNVDIVASGTLDNGLVAGAALKVQLGDDEGNALNTGDDATFSEVYTFLEGGFGRVELGATDGAAFKMHYTSPWFVPGNGVDSPNIYNMNNGGVTFSSRTSTFSLLAEDDNKISYFTPRLAGFQLGASFTPDVGANDPVANGFGLSATNSAVEDVFEVALNYAGEFGGVSIGADVFYVTGEAPGAGATGDPTEQGVGASLGWGGFTLGGAYTQVEDIAARTQATVLTGNESDTWTVGLAYGTGPWTVGAAYFESETENTAGVNVGENSFLQVGGGYSLGAGVDVGLDVQFIEDQRGAAATEVESTSAGVVLAISF, encoded by the coding sequence ATGAAAAAGACACTTCTTGGGACGACAGCTCTCGTCTCGGCTGGTCTGGTAGCCGGTCCGGCTCTTGCAAGCGATCCGCTCACCGTTACGGTTAGCGGCTCCGTTGTAACGGGCTTCTATTTCGTCGACATGGACACCGTTGGTGGCGTCGACGCTGACGACACTAAAGTTGCTGTTGTTGCACGTAACGTAGACATCGTTGCATCCGGCACTCTGGACAATGGTCTGGTTGCTGGTGCTGCTCTTAAAGTGCAGCTTGGCGATGACGAAGGTAACGCACTGAACACTGGCGATGACGCAACATTCTCGGAAGTTTATACATTCCTTGAAGGCGGTTTCGGTCGTGTAGAACTTGGTGCGACTGATGGTGCAGCATTCAAAATGCACTACACGTCTCCTTGGTTCGTTCCAGGCAACGGCGTTGACTCACCAAACATCTACAACATGAACAATGGTGGTGTGACCTTCTCTTCACGTACATCAACGTTCTCGTTGCTGGCTGAAGACGACAACAAGATCTCTTACTTCACGCCTCGCCTCGCTGGCTTCCAGCTTGGTGCATCGTTCACACCTGACGTTGGTGCAAACGATCCAGTTGCTAACGGCTTCGGTCTGAGCGCAACAAACAGTGCAGTAGAAGACGTATTCGAAGTTGCCCTGAACTATGCGGGCGAATTCGGTGGCGTGTCTATCGGTGCAGACGTGTTCTACGTAACAGGTGAAGCACCTGGCGCAGGCGCAACTGGCGATCCAACCGAACAGGGTGTTGGTGCTAGCCTTGGCTGGGGTGGTTTCACTCTCGGCGGCGCATACACTCAGGTTGAAGACATTGCTGCTCGTACACAGGCAACTGTGCTGACCGGCAACGAGTCTGACACATGGACTGTTGGTCTTGCTTATGGCACAGGCCCGTGGACAGTGGGCGCTGCCTACTTCGAGTCTGAAACCGAAAACACAGCTGGTGTGAATGTTGGTGAAAACAGCTTCCTCCAAGTTGGTGGTGGTTACTCACTCGGCGCTGGTGTTGATGTTGGCCTGGATGTCCAGTTCATCGAAGACCAACGCGGTGCTGCTGCAACGGAAGTTGAAAGCACATCTGCTGGTGTTGTTCTGGCAATTTCTTTCTAA